From a region of the Paenibacillus lutimineralis genome:
- a CDS encoding non-ribosomal peptide synthetase module has translation MAQRLATEYVNASLRLSEAQMSQFVHKVYDPHVRQKVKVLENGSHEVVLEDDGGEEVCLPFDRRDGYYVCELSFRLEQPHLTNVMRLLFSAFKGSGLVTRVYSGFMMMYYYQEGRVRKIVEYSRDSYKLVFEHKDTAGKLQRLYHNNDVEQEISGIQESINALLDSRFVTNDPVVVNQIDDQLREHSRRLFVLEA, from the coding sequence ATGGCTCAGCGGTTAGCCACAGAATATGTCAATGCCAGTTTGCGTTTGTCAGAAGCTCAGATGTCACAGTTTGTTCATAAGGTTTATGATCCCCATGTCCGTCAGAAAGTGAAAGTACTTGAGAACGGAAGCCACGAGGTTGTACTTGAGGATGACGGGGGTGAAGAAGTCTGTCTGCCTTTTGACCGTAGGGACGGTTATTACGTCTGTGAACTGTCTTTCCGCTTGGAACAACCACATTTAACGAACGTAATGAGACTTTTGTTCTCAGCTTTTAAAGGTTCTGGCCTGGTAACCAGAGTATATAGTGGATTCATGATGATGTATTATTATCAAGAAGGCCGCGTTCGCAAGATCGTGGAATATTCCCGGGACTCTTATAAGCTCGTGTTTGAGCATAAGGATACGGCGGGTAAGCTGCAGCGACTGTACCACAACAATGATGTGGAGCAGGAGATTAGTGGTATTCAAGAGAGCATCAATGCTTTGCTTGACTCGCGTTTTGTAACGAATGATCCCGTGGTGGTTAATCAAATTGACGATCAGCTTCGCGAGCATTCACGGCGGTTGTTCGTCCTGGAAGCCTAG
- the yihA gene encoding ribosome biogenesis GTP-binding protein YihA/YsxC, with protein MKVTNAEFVISAVGPSGYPQDALPEIALAGRSNVGKSSLINKMINRKNLARTSSTPGKTQHLNYYRINNELYFVDLPGYGYAKVSKTQRQVWGAMIEKYLLERETLRLIILVIDLRHPPSKDDEMMYDWLKHYDSPVCIVATKADKIPRSRWQKHIKIIKEALVMRGGDKLIMFSSETGIGKDELWAHIAGLTHPNEPEAEKIEE; from the coding sequence ATGAAAGTAACGAATGCAGAATTTGTGATTAGCGCTGTAGGCCCGAGTGGTTATCCTCAGGACGCCTTGCCAGAGATTGCTCTGGCAGGGCGTTCCAACGTGGGCAAATCATCGCTTATTAACAAGATGATTAATCGCAAGAATTTGGCTCGAACGAGTTCGACGCCAGGGAAGACCCAGCATCTGAATTATTATCGGATCAATAATGAGCTCTACTTCGTTGACTTGCCAGGATATGGCTATGCCAAAGTCTCCAAGACCCAGCGACAGGTATGGGGAGCTATGATCGAGAAGTATTTGCTTGAGCGTGAGACGCTACGTCTGATCATACTGGTAATCGATCTGAGACATCCGCCTAGCAAGGATGACGAGATGATGTATGACTGGCTCAAGCATTATGATTCGCCGGTGTGCATCGTCGCCACGAAAGCAGACAAGATCCCGCGTTCTCGTTGGCAGAAGCATATCAAGATCATCAAGGAAGCACTTGTCATGCGCGGTGGCGATAAGCTGATTATGTTCTCCTCAGAGACGGGGATCGGTAAAGACGAGCTATGGGCACATATTGCCGGGCTTACCCATCCGAACGAGCCTGAGGCAGAGAAAATCGAAGAATAA